A DNA window from Streptomyces parvus contains the following coding sequences:
- the dnaE gene encoding DNA polymerase III subunit alpha — translation MTKPPFTHLHVHTQYSLLDGAARLKDMFEAANEMGMTHIAMTDHGNLHGAYDFFHSAKKADVTPIIGIEAYVAPESRKHKRKVQWGQPHQKRDDVSGSGGYTHKTIWAANKTGLHNLFRLSSDAYAEGWLQKWPRMDKETISQWSEGLIASTGCPSGEVQTRLRLGQFDEAVQAASDYKDIFGEGKYFLELMDHGIEIERRVRDGLLEIGKKLNIPPLVTNDSHYTYAHEATAHDALLCIQTGKNLSDPDRFRFDGTGYYLKTTDEMYAVDSSDAWQEGCRNTLLVAQQIDTTGMFEAKNLMPKFEIPEGFTEITWFQEEVRAGMARRFPNGVPDDRQKQVEYEMDIIIQMGFPGYFLVVADFIMWAKNNGIAVGPGRGSAAGSIVAYAMGITDLDPIEHGLIFERFLNPERVSMPDVDIDFDERRRVEVIRYVTEKYGADKVAMIGTYGKIKAKNAIKDSARVLGYPYAMGDRLTKAMPADVLGKGIDLNGITDPKHPRYSEAGEIRGMYENEPDVKKVIDTAKGVEGLVRQMGVHAAGVIMSSEPIVDHAPVWVRHTDGVTITQWDYPQCESLGLLKMDFLGLRNLTIMDDAIKMVKSNKGVDLEMLSLPLDDPKTYELLCRGDTLGVFQFDGGPMRSLLRQMQPDNFEDISAVSALYRPGPMGMNSHTNYAERKNGRQEITPIHPELEEPLKEVLGLTYGLIVYQEQVQKAAQIVAGYSLGEADILRRVMGKKKPEELAKNFVLFEKGAKEKGFSDEAIKALWDVLVPFAGYAFNKAHSSAYGLVTYWTAYLKANYPAEYMAALLTSVKDDKDKSAVYLNECRRMGIKVLPPNVNESLSNFAAQGDDVILFGLTAVRNVGQNVVDSIIRSRKAKGKYSSFPDFLDKVEAVVCNKRTIESLIKAGAFDEMGHTRKGLVAHHEPMIDNVVQVKRKEAEGQFDLFGGMGEEESDEPGFGLDVEFSDVEWEKSYLLAQEREMLGLYVSDHPLFGLEHVLSDKADASISQLTGGDYGDGSVVTVGGIISGLQRKMTKQGNAWAIATVEDLAGSIECMFFPATYQLVSTQLVEDTVVFVKGRLDKREDVPRLVAMEMQVPDISNAGTNAPVVLTIPTVKITPPMVTRLGEVLSHHRGDTEVRIKLQGPRKTTVLRLDRHRVKADSALFGDLKVLLGPSCLAG, via the coding sequence GTGACCAAGCCGCCCTTCACGCACCTGCACGTTCATACCCAGTACTCGCTGCTGGACGGTGCGGCGCGGCTCAAGGACATGTTCGAGGCGGCCAACGAGATGGGCATGACGCACATCGCGATGACCGACCACGGCAACCTCCACGGGGCCTACGACTTCTTCCACTCGGCGAAGAAGGCGGACGTCACACCGATCATCGGCATCGAGGCGTACGTCGCCCCCGAGTCGCGCAAGCACAAGCGCAAGGTGCAGTGGGGGCAGCCGCACCAGAAGCGCGACGACGTGTCCGGTTCCGGTGGTTACACCCACAAGACGATCTGGGCGGCGAACAAGACCGGGCTGCACAACCTCTTCCGGCTCTCCTCCGACGCGTACGCCGAGGGCTGGCTCCAGAAGTGGCCCCGGATGGACAAGGAGACCATCTCCCAGTGGTCCGAGGGGCTCATCGCCTCCACCGGCTGCCCTTCGGGCGAGGTGCAGACCCGGCTGCGGCTCGGCCAGTTCGACGAGGCGGTGCAGGCGGCCTCCGACTACAAGGACATCTTCGGCGAGGGCAAGTACTTCCTGGAGCTGATGGACCACGGCATCGAGATCGAGCGCCGGGTCCGCGACGGGCTGCTGGAGATCGGCAAGAAGCTGAACATCCCGCCGCTCGTCACCAACGACTCCCACTACACGTACGCCCACGAGGCCACCGCCCACGACGCCCTGCTCTGCATCCAGACCGGCAAGAACCTCTCCGACCCCGACCGCTTCCGCTTCGACGGCACCGGCTACTACCTGAAGACGACGGACGAGATGTACGCCGTCGACTCGTCCGACGCCTGGCAGGAGGGGTGCCGCAACACCCTCCTGGTCGCCCAGCAGATCGACACCACCGGCATGTTCGAGGCGAAGAACCTCATGCCGAAGTTCGAGATCCCCGAGGGCTTCACGGAGATCACCTGGTTCCAGGAGGAGGTTCGGGCCGGCATGGCCCGCCGCTTCCCGAACGGGGTCCCCGACGACCGGCAGAAGCAGGTCGAGTACGAGATGGACATCATCATCCAGATGGGGTTCCCGGGGTACTTCCTGGTCGTCGCCGACTTCATCATGTGGGCCAAGAACAACGGCATCGCGGTCGGCCCCGGCCGTGGCTCCGCCGCCGGTTCGATCGTGGCGTACGCCATGGGCATCACCGACCTCGACCCGATCGAGCACGGGCTGATCTTCGAGCGGTTCCTCAACCCCGAGCGCGTCTCCATGCCCGATGTCGACATCGACTTCGACGAGCGTCGGCGCGTCGAGGTGATCCGGTACGTCACCGAGAAGTACGGCGCCGACAAGGTCGCCATGATCGGCACGTACGGCAAGATCAAGGCGAAGAACGCCATCAAGGACTCCGCCCGCGTGCTGGGCTACCCGTACGCGATGGGCGACCGGCTCACCAAGGCCATGCCCGCCGACGTCCTCGGCAAGGGCATCGACCTCAACGGCATCACCGACCCCAAGCACCCGCGCTACAGCGAGGCGGGCGAGATCCGTGGGATGTACGAGAACGAGCCGGACGTCAAGAAGGTCATCGACACGGCCAAGGGCGTCGAGGGCCTGGTCCGGCAGATGGGTGTGCACGCCGCCGGCGTCATCATGTCCAGCGAGCCGATCGTCGACCACGCGCCCGTCTGGGTCCGGCACACCGACGGCGTCACCATCACGCAGTGGGACTACCCGCAGTGCGAGTCGCTCGGCCTGCTGAAGATGGACTTCCTCGGCCTGCGCAACCTGACGATCATGGACGACGCCATCAAGATGGTGAAGTCCAACAAGGGCGTCGACCTGGAGATGCTCTCCCTGCCGCTGGACGACCCCAAGACGTACGAACTGCTCTGCCGCGGTGACACGCTCGGCGTCTTCCAGTTCGACGGCGGGCCCATGCGCTCCCTGCTCCGCCAGATGCAGCCCGACAACTTCGAGGACATCTCCGCCGTCTCGGCCCTCTACCGGCCGGGCCCGATGGGAATGAACTCGCACACGAACTACGCGGAGCGCAAGAACGGCCGCCAGGAGATCACCCCGATCCACCCGGAGCTGGAGGAGCCCCTCAAGGAGGTCCTCGGCCTCACCTACGGCCTGATCGTCTACCAGGAGCAGGTCCAGAAGGCCGCCCAGATCGTCGCCGGGTACTCGCTCGGCGAGGCCGACATCCTGCGCCGCGTGATGGGCAAGAAGAAGCCCGAGGAGCTGGCGAAGAACTTCGTCCTCTTCGAGAAGGGCGCCAAGGAGAAGGGCTTCTCCGACGAGGCGATCAAGGCCCTGTGGGACGTCCTGGTGCCGTTCGCCGGGTACGCGTTCAACAAGGCGCACTCCTCGGCGTACGGCCTGGTCACCTACTGGACCGCCTACCTCAAGGCGAACTACCCCGCCGAGTACATGGCCGCCCTGCTGACCTCGGTCAAGGACGACAAGGACAAGTCCGCGGTCTATCTCAACGAGTGCCGCCGCATGGGCATCAAGGTGCTCCCGCCGAACGTCAACGAGTCGCTGTCCAACTTCGCCGCCCAGGGCGACGACGTGATCCTCTTCGGCCTGACCGCCGTCCGCAACGTCGGCCAGAACGTCGTCGACTCGATCATCCGCTCCCGCAAGGCGAAGGGGAAGTACAGCAGCTTCCCCGACTTCCTGGACAAGGTCGAGGCGGTCGTCTGCAACAAGCGCACCATCGAATCGCTCATCAAGGCCGGCGCCTTCGACGAGATGGGCCACACCCGCAAGGGCCTCGTCGCCCACCACGAGCCGATGATCGACAACGTGGTCCAGGTCAAGCGCAAGGAGGCCGAGGGACAGTTCGACCTCTTCGGCGGCATGGGCGAGGAGGAGAGCGACGAGCCGGGCTTCGGCCTGGACGTGGAGTTCTCCGACGTCGAGTGGGAGAAGTCCTACCTGCTCGCCCAGGAGCGGGAGATGCTCGGCCTGTACGTCTCCGACCACCCGCTCTTCGGCCTGGAGCACGTACTGTCCGACAAGGCCGACGCCTCCATCTCCCAACTCACCGGCGGGGACTACGGCGACGGCTCCGTCGTCACCGTCGGCGGCATCATCTCCGGCCTCCAGCGCAAGATGACCAAGCAGGGCAACGCCTGGGCCATCGCCACCGTGGAGGACCTGGCGGGCTCCATCGAGTGCATGTTCTTCCCCGCCACCTACCAACTGGTCTCCACCCAGCTCGTCGAGGACACCGTCGTCTTCGTGAAGGGACGCCTCGACAAGCGCGAGGACGTGCCCCGGCTCGTCGCCATGGAGATGCAGGTCCCCGACATCTCCAACGCCGGGACCAACGCCCCGGTCGTGCTCACCATCCCCACCGTGAAGATCACCCCGCCCATGGTCACCCGGCTCGGCGAGGTGCTCAGCCACCACCGGGGCGACACCGAGGTACGCATCAAGCTCCAGGGCCCCCGCAAGACCACCGTCCTGCGCCTGGACCGGCACCGGGTCAAGGCCGACTCGGCGCTCTTCGGCGACCTGAAGGTGCTGCTCGGCCCGTCCTGCCTGGCCGGCTGA
- a CDS encoding LON peptidase substrate-binding domain-containing protein, with protein MTTARLPLFPLNAVLFPGLVLPLNVYEERYRAMMRELLKSDEDEPRRFVVVAIRDGREIAPTATGMPDTGAAAAPAERAPADGFGPDPIQTFHRVGCVADAATIRERADGSFEVLATGTTRVRLLSVEADGPYLTAEVEDLAEEPPAGDEADEAGALAEGVLRAFRSYQKRLAGASERSLATGADLPDDPSVISYLVAAATVLDVPTRQRLLQAPDTATRLREELTLLRKETAVIRHLPSLPATDLTRAPTHPN; from the coding sequence GTGACCACCGCCCGCCTTCCCCTTTTCCCGCTCAACGCGGTGCTGTTCCCCGGCCTGGTGCTGCCGCTCAACGTCTACGAAGAGCGATATCGCGCCATGATGCGGGAGCTGCTGAAGAGCGACGAGGACGAACCTCGCCGCTTCGTCGTGGTGGCGATCCGCGACGGCCGCGAGATCGCCCCGACGGCCACCGGCATGCCGGACACGGGCGCGGCGGCCGCGCCCGCCGAGCGCGCCCCGGCGGACGGGTTCGGCCCCGATCCGATCCAGACCTTCCACCGGGTCGGCTGCGTCGCCGACGCGGCGACGATCCGCGAGCGCGCCGACGGCAGCTTCGAGGTCCTGGCCACCGGCACCACCCGGGTCAGGCTGCTGTCCGTCGAAGCGGACGGCCCGTATCTGACCGCCGAGGTCGAGGACCTGGCCGAAGAGCCGCCCGCAGGGGACGAGGCCGACGAGGCCGGAGCCCTGGCGGAGGGCGTTCTGCGGGCCTTCCGCTCGTACCAGAAGCGGCTGGCCGGGGCGAGCGAACGCTCGCTGGCGACCGGCGCGGACCTCCCCGACGACCCGTCCGTGATCTCCTACCTGGTCGCGGCGGCCACGGTCCTGGACGTCCCCACCAGACAGCGTCTGCTCCAGGCCCCGGACACCGCGACCCGGCTGCGCGAGGAGCTGACGCTGCTGCGCAAGGAGACGGCGGTCATCCGGCACCTGCCCTCGTTGCCGGCGACGGACCTGACGCGGGCCCCCACCCACCCCAACTGA
- the ybaK gene encoding Cys-tRNA(Pro) deacylase, which yields MAKKSKKNQPGGTPATVALTAAGTAFTVHAYDHDPASPSYGEEAAEALGVSPDRVFKTLVADVDGALTVAVVPVAGSLDLKALAAAVGGKRATMADPAAAERTTGYVRGGISPLGQRKRLRTVLDASARTHATICVSAGRRGLEVELSATDLAELTGATFAEIARS from the coding sequence TTGGCGAAGAAATCCAAGAAGAACCAGCCGGGCGGCACCCCCGCCACGGTCGCCCTGACGGCGGCGGGCACCGCGTTCACGGTCCACGCCTACGACCACGACCCGGCGTCCCCGTCCTACGGCGAGGAGGCCGCCGAGGCCCTGGGCGTCTCCCCCGACCGGGTCTTCAAGACCCTGGTCGCGGACGTGGACGGCGCGCTGACGGTCGCGGTGGTCCCGGTGGCCGGCTCCCTGGACCTCAAGGCCCTGGCAGCCGCGGTGGGCGGCAAACGCGCCACGATGGCGGACCCGGCGGCAGCGGAACGCACGACGGGCTATGTCCGGGGCGGCATCTCCCCCCTGGGCCAGCGCAAGCGCCTGCGCACGGTGCTGGACGCGTCGGCACGGACGCACGCCACGATCTGCGTCTCGGCGGGACGCCGGGGCCTGGAGGTCGAACTGTCGGCGACGGACCTGGCGGAGCTGACGGGGGCGACGTTCGCGGAGATCGCGCGGAGCTGA
- a CDS encoding NYN domain-containing protein yields MERVDRCVVLVDAGYLLGAAASLLAGEPARSRITVDHAALIQGLRERAEADTQQPLLRIYWFDGAPDRVPQPEHRRLRVMPRVTVRLGALTRSDGRWAQKGVDAAMHAELTELARNRACSDVVLVTGDGDLLPGLMSAKEHGVAVHLWAVQAADGDYNQSEDLVAEADERRVLDRVWITKAVRAKDLGGACAPQPATRPEIAAILSAPLPEAALAASAERASEAQAAAARSSAPDPAESAPAATGTPTAGHKGVPTPKDLAALRAHATHPDRQQPAQPAGATLRWSSDKGWVERGGPLGEPAETASLPTLAQVTSAEQRWADREEDITTVGGDPFEVGQVFARRWMERLPESVHLQKLSTMYPRIPHRIDGELLRYAARFGLLAHKDDQIDEHDRYAIRAGFWREIDVRAAAEHVPAGE; encoded by the coding sequence GTGGAACGCGTGGACCGATGCGTCGTCCTGGTGGACGCCGGCTACTTGCTGGGCGCAGCCGCGAGCCTGCTGGCCGGAGAGCCCGCCCGTTCCCGCATCACCGTCGACCACGCCGCCCTCATCCAGGGACTGCGCGAGCGGGCCGAGGCCGACACCCAGCAGCCCCTGCTGCGCATCTACTGGTTCGACGGCGCCCCCGACCGGGTGCCGCAGCCCGAACACCGCCGGCTCCGCGTGATGCCCCGGGTGACCGTGCGGCTGGGCGCCCTGACCCGCAGCGACGGACGCTGGGCCCAGAAGGGCGTCGACGCCGCCATGCACGCCGAACTCACCGAACTGGCCAGGAACCGGGCCTGCTCCGACGTGGTCCTGGTGACCGGCGACGGCGATCTGCTGCCCGGCCTGATGTCCGCCAAGGAGCACGGGGTCGCCGTCCACCTCTGGGCCGTACAGGCCGCCGACGGCGACTACAACCAGTCCGAGGACCTCGTCGCCGAGGCCGACGAACGGCGGGTCCTCGACCGGGTCTGGATCACCAAGGCCGTACGCGCCAAGGACCTCGGCGGCGCCTGCGCCCCGCAGCCCGCCACCCGCCCCGAGATCGCCGCGATCCTCTCCGCGCCGTTGCCCGAGGCCGCCCTCGCCGCCTCCGCCGAACGCGCCTCCGAGGCCCAGGCCGCCGCGGCCCGGTCGAGCGCACCGGATCCGGCCGAGAGCGCACCCGCCGCCACCGGCACGCCCACCGCCGGCCACAAAGGCGTGCCGACCCCCAAGGATCTGGCCGCGCTGCGCGCCCACGCCACCCACCCGGACCGCCAGCAGCCGGCCCAGCCCGCGGGCGCCACGCTGCGCTGGTCCTCCGACAAGGGGTGGGTGGAGCGCGGCGGCCCCCTCGGCGAGCCCGCCGAGACCGCGTCCCTGCCGACCCTCGCCCAGGTCACCAGCGCCGAACAGCGCTGGGCCGACCGCGAGGAGGACATCACCACGGTCGGCGGCGACCCCTTCGAAGTCGGCCAGGTCTTCGCCCGCCGCTGGATGGAACGCCTCCCGGAAAGCGTCCACCTGCAGAAGCTCTCCACCATGTACCCGCGCATCCCGCACCGGATCGACGGCGAACTCCTGCGGTACGCGGCCCGCTTCGGACTCCTCGCCCACAAGGACGACCAGATCGACGAGCACGACCGCTACGCGATCCGGGCCGGCTTCTGGCGGGAGATCGACGTACGGGCCGCCGCCGAGCACGTACCGGCGGGGGAGTAG
- a CDS encoding ABC transporter permease — translation MTSIIPATAAATRTGPAPGPSGTGPACTATAPLAPRARLLPSLAAVYRAQLSRARVARIPLLFVATFQSVGIMILMRGVVDGGAEARAVVAGSSVLVVAFVALNLLAQYFGQLRASGGLDHYATLPVPPAAVVLGAAAAYASFTAPGTVFTAITGSVLFQLPMTHLWVLVAVVPLSGAALAGLGAALGLLAPRPELATLLGQLGMSAALLLGVLPAERLPQPVVWARDLLPSTYGVEALARSFDARPDWGIIAFFLAICAAVGVLSLAVATWAYRRAAVR, via the coding sequence GTGACGAGCATCATTCCGGCCACGGCCGCGGCGACGCGTACCGGGCCAGCGCCCGGCCCCTCCGGCACCGGTCCCGCCTGTACCGCCACGGCGCCCCTCGCCCCGCGCGCCCGGCTGCTGCCCTCGCTGGCCGCCGTCTACCGCGCCCAGCTCTCCCGGGCGCGCGTCGCCCGGATCCCGCTGCTCTTCGTGGCGACCTTCCAGTCCGTCGGCATCATGATCCTGATGCGGGGGGTCGTGGACGGGGGCGCGGAGGCCCGCGCGGTGGTCGCGGGATCCAGCGTCCTGGTCGTCGCGTTCGTCGCGCTCAACCTGCTCGCCCAGTACTTCGGGCAGCTGCGGGCGAGCGGCGGGCTCGACCACTACGCCACCCTGCCCGTGCCGCCCGCCGCGGTGGTGCTCGGGGCGGCCGCCGCGTACGCCTCGTTCACCGCGCCCGGCACGGTCTTCACCGCGATCACCGGAAGCGTGCTGTTTCAGCTGCCGATGACGCACCTGTGGGTCCTGGTCGCCGTCGTCCCGCTCTCCGGCGCCGCCCTGGCCGGGCTCGGAGCGGCTCTCGGGCTGCTCGCCCCGCGCCCGGAGCTGGCGACCCTGCTGGGCCAGCTGGGGATGTCCGCCGCCCTGCTCCTCGGCGTGCTGCCGGCCGAGCGGCTGCCGCAGCCGGTGGTGTGGGCGCGCGACCTGCTGCCCTCGACATACGGGGTCGAGGCGCTGGCCCGGTCCTTCGACGCCCGCCCGGACTGGGGGATCATCGCCTTCTTCCTCGCGATCTGCGCGGCGGTGGGGGTGCTCTCACTGGCCGTTGCGACGTGGGCCTACCGGCGGGCCGCCGTACGGTAG
- a CDS encoding ABC transporter permease — translation MAWHDGTVTAPLTPPHQPGPHDPWQAPPSGSHLVPSPGAPDDPDTATELRQAAVVAALVAVSGLALGLLWLWLAPRVPLVSDDTAVFLKNSEGEEAIGADGTFVLLAIGFGVLSAALVFWRLRRGGVLVVVGLALGAVLASLIAWRVGIWLGPSSDVVGRAREAGQGVTFDAPLELHTVWVAVLAWPFAAMGIHLLLTAAFGPRDVESDWPGYPGYYDGPVQGPLAGPPSGPSSAGGGTA, via the coding sequence GTGGCCTGGCACGATGGCACGGTGACCGCACCTCTGACGCCGCCTCACCAGCCCGGCCCCCACGATCCCTGGCAGGCCCCGCCCTCCGGCTCCCACCTCGTGCCCTCCCCGGGTGCGCCGGACGACCCGGACACGGCCACGGAGCTCCGTCAAGCCGCCGTCGTCGCGGCCCTCGTCGCGGTCTCTGGCCTCGCCCTCGGGCTGCTGTGGCTCTGGCTCGCGCCGCGCGTTCCGCTGGTCTCCGACGACACGGCGGTCTTCCTCAAGAACAGCGAGGGCGAGGAGGCGATCGGGGCGGACGGCACGTTCGTCCTGCTGGCCATCGGCTTCGGCGTGCTCTCGGCGGCCCTCGTCTTCTGGCGGCTGCGCCGCGGGGGCGTTCTCGTGGTCGTCGGTCTGGCGCTGGGCGCGGTGCTCGCCTCGCTGATCGCGTGGCGCGTCGGAATCTGGCTGGGGCCGTCGTCCGACGTGGTGGGGCGGGCCCGGGAGGCGGGGCAGGGCGTGACGTTCGACGCTCCGCTGGAGCTGCACACGGTGTGGGTGGCGGTGCTGGCGTGGCCGTTCGCGGCGATGGGGATCCATCTGCTGCTGACGGCGGCGTTCGGGCCGAGGGATGTGGAGTCGGACTGGCCGGGGTATCCGGGGTACTACGACGGTCCCGTGCAGGGGCCCCTGGCGGGGCCGCCCTCAGGACCGTCGTCCGCGGGTGGTGGGACGGCCTAG
- a CDS encoding ABC transporter ATP-binding protein — protein MCVVRDLVKTYPATRGRRGAPATPGVRATDGIGLDVERGEIFGLLGPNGAGKSTLVRQLTGLMRPDSGSVEVLGHDLVRHPERASRLIGYLGQESTALDELTVSLAAETTGRLRGLSVQDARAERDAVLEELGLTAIAGRPLKKLSGGQRRLACFAATLVGDRPVLVLDEPTTGMDPVARRAVWAAVDRRRAERGATVLLVTHNVIEAETVLDRVAVLERGRVIACDTPAGLKERVAGEVRVELVWRERAPLDVPEVAALRASAQESGRRWVLRLGPDEARAAVAAVTGGAAFAALDDFTLATPSLEDVYLALGGDAGDATEGLVKA, from the coding sequence GTGTGCGTGGTGCGCGATCTGGTCAAGACCTACCCCGCGACCCGCGGCCGCCGGGGCGCACCCGCGACGCCCGGGGTCCGCGCCACGGACGGCATCGGCCTGGACGTCGAGCGCGGCGAGATCTTCGGTCTGCTCGGCCCCAACGGCGCCGGCAAGTCGACCCTGGTCCGCCAGCTCACCGGGCTGATGCGGCCCGACTCCGGCAGCGTCGAGGTGCTGGGCCACGACCTCGTACGCCACCCCGAGCGGGCCTCCCGGCTGATCGGCTACCTCGGCCAGGAGTCCACCGCCCTCGACGAGCTGACCGTCTCCCTCGCCGCCGAGACCACCGGCCGGCTGCGCGGCCTCTCCGTGCAGGACGCCCGCGCCGAGCGCGACGCCGTCCTGGAGGAGCTGGGCCTCACCGCGATCGCCGGGCGTCCCCTGAAGAAGCTCTCCGGCGGCCAGCGCCGGCTCGCCTGCTTCGCCGCCACCCTCGTGGGAGACCGGCCCGTCCTGGTCCTCGACGAACCGACCACCGGCATGGACCCGGTCGCCCGCCGGGCCGTCTGGGCCGCCGTCGACCGCCGCCGGGCGGAGCGCGGGGCCACGGTCCTGCTGGTCACCCACAACGTGATCGAGGCCGAGACCGTCCTCGACCGGGTCGCCGTCCTCGAACGCGGCCGGGTCATCGCCTGCGACACCCCCGCCGGGCTCAAGGAACGGGTCGCCGGGGAGGTCCGTGTCGAGCTGGTCTGGCGCGAACGGGCTCCGCTGGACGTCCCCGAGGTGGCGGCGCTGCGGGCCTCCGCCCAGGAGTCCGGACGGCGCTGGGTGCTGCGGCTCGGGCCGGACGAGGCACGGGCCGCGGTCGCCGCGGTGACGGGCGGCGCGGCCTTCGCCGCGCTCGACGATTTCACCCTGGCCACCCCCAGCCTGGAAGATGTCTACCTCGCGCTCGGGGGAGACGCCGGCGACGCGACCGAGGGGCTGGTGAAGGCGTGA
- the hisD gene encoding histidinol dehydrogenase produces the protein MISRIDLRGAALPEGGALRDLLPRAEFDVEAALETVRPICEDVRHRGSAGVIDWGEKLDGVRIASVRVPAEALTKALQELDPAVRAALEESIRRARLVHREQRRTTHTTQVVPGGTVTEKWVPVERVGLYVPGGRSVYPSSVVMNVVPAQEAGVEGVAVASPPQKDFGGLPHPTILAACALLGVDEVYAAGGAQAVAMFAYGTDDCPPVNLVTGPGNIYVAAAKRLLKGRIGIDAEAGPTEIAILADATADPVHVAADLISQAEHDPMAAAVLVTDSEELAAATEAELVPQVAATKHIADRIEPALAGRQSAIVLVASVEDGLKVVDAYGAEHLEIQTADAAAVADRVRNAGAIFVGPWAPVSLGDYCAGSNHVLPTGGCACHSSGLSVQSFLRGIHIVDYTRDALAEVTRHVVTLAEAEDLPAHGAALKARFGWKVPQQ, from the coding sequence GTGATCTCTCGAATCGACCTGCGCGGCGCCGCCCTCCCCGAGGGTGGAGCCCTGCGCGACCTGCTGCCCCGTGCCGAGTTCGACGTGGAAGCCGCCCTGGAGACGGTGCGGCCCATCTGCGAGGACGTACGCCATCGTGGCTCCGCGGGAGTGATCGACTGGGGAGAGAAGCTCGACGGTGTCCGGATCGCGTCGGTCCGGGTGCCCGCCGAGGCCCTGACGAAGGCTCTTCAGGAGCTGGACCCGGCCGTGCGCGCCGCGCTGGAGGAGTCGATCCGCCGCGCCCGCCTCGTCCACCGCGAGCAGCGCCGCACCACGCACACCACCCAGGTCGTCCCCGGTGGCACCGTCACCGAGAAGTGGGTCCCCGTCGAGCGTGTCGGGCTCTACGTCCCCGGCGGCCGCTCGGTCTACCCCTCCTCCGTCGTGATGAACGTCGTCCCGGCCCAGGAGGCGGGCGTCGAGGGCGTCGCCGTCGCCTCCCCGCCGCAGAAGGACTTCGGCGGCCTCCCGCACCCCACGATCCTCGCCGCCTGCGCCCTGCTCGGCGTGGACGAGGTGTACGCGGCCGGTGGCGCCCAGGCGGTCGCGATGTTCGCGTACGGCACCGATGACTGCCCTCCGGTCAACCTGGTCACCGGCCCCGGCAACATCTACGTCGCCGCCGCCAAGCGCCTCCTCAAGGGCCGCATCGGCATCGACGCCGAGGCCGGGCCCACCGAGATCGCGATCCTCGCCGACGCCACCGCCGACCCGGTGCACGTGGCCGCCGACCTGATCAGCCAGGCCGAGCACGACCCGATGGCCGCCGCCGTCCTGGTCACCGACTCCGAGGAGCTGGCCGCCGCCACCGAGGCGGAGCTGGTCCCGCAGGTCGCCGCCACCAAGCACATCGCCGACCGCATCGAGCCCGCCCTTGCCGGCCGCCAGTCCGCGATCGTCCTGGTCGCCTCGGTCGAGGACGGCCTCAAGGTCGTCGACGCGTACGGCGCCGAGCACCTGGAGATCCAGACCGCCGACGCCGCCGCCGTCGCCGACCGGGTCCGCAACGCCGGAGCGATCTTCGTCGGCCCCTGGGCCCCGGTCTCGCTCGGCGACTACTGCGCCGGTTCCAACCACGTCCTGCCCACCGGCGGCTGCGCCTGCCACTCCTCGGGCCTCTCCGTGCAGTCCTTCCTGCGCGGCATCCACATCGTCGACTACACCCGCGACGCGCTCGCCGAGGTCACCCGCCATGTCGTGACCCTCGCCGAGGCGGAGGACCTCCCCGCCCACGGCGCAGCGCTCAAGGCAAGGTTCGGCTGGAAGGTCCCGCAGCAGTGA